Proteins encoded by one window of Streptomyces uncialis:
- a CDS encoding integrase — MILTLPQQRHPSLFLNDEPVVQGQPLLPEARKPGAYVPRFGDTVLWNFNGVLKRPANVAPSSWKIHFSLELEDLYWNLLARELTMITFNQRHPAVLKSGVILEGLTSPRSLAQATSHLRTLARWARKNGLAAYPDGWTVEDLRQRIASMATDGLAPATIRGHVGTLKNLAAVGPVLSLPWPTGDPWPGQSAGDVAKVISTGVISTPTVHPATWFPLIRAAWAYIHDFAPDVLRADRRLHELRAVAHSSARGIDRRLEEWLADTQNKIPVHPASLSDQTPQVQWRLLTLLLGYKPVVRTQIAQTDRPGKRRRRTLILDAVAEGRTTTHALTGELLQVTRPDGSIGPWHPGLDQRTLFEAKKALRDAAFVLVVGLSMMRDSEIHEILRNPVVDHYNTPAIASTKIKGTTNRPRKHWWIAEPLVEALEVAEAVSLHPERVFAPVRASRQDDGTLVGVQMLAAFVTFTNEGRAWTGLDEIPTAYIRPHMFRRTMAMLTDQFPGSEIATGIQLKHLATRALANATTRAYAASTKEWAKYLEDALDNVKFRKIKDLYQRHSAGEEIGFGPGAERVKDAFDQIAATVKARNGDARTADTLLRTTRIHIRFGLLNNCTADHTNPVGAVCLENAIVPEGHVGPLDERCRPDRCANSMIGPEHLPIYDSHQRTQLQLINNPSMPTCRRDLAERELDITRNVLKMAGVSQ; from the coding sequence ATGATCCTGACTTTGCCCCAGCAGCGACATCCGTCGCTGTTCTTGAACGACGAGCCTGTCGTCCAAGGCCAGCCACTGCTGCCCGAGGCCCGTAAACCCGGCGCCTACGTTCCCCGATTCGGCGACACCGTCCTGTGGAACTTCAACGGTGTCCTCAAACGGCCTGCAAACGTTGCCCCCAGCAGCTGGAAGATCCACTTCAGTCTGGAGCTGGAGGACCTTTACTGGAACCTGCTGGCGCGGGAGCTGACGATGATCACCTTCAATCAGCGCCACCCTGCAGTTCTCAAGAGCGGCGTCATCCTCGAAGGTCTCACCAGCCCCCGCAGTCTGGCCCAAGCCACCTCCCACCTGCGGACGCTCGCGCGATGGGCCCGCAAGAACGGGCTTGCCGCTTACCCGGACGGATGGACGGTGGAGGATCTGCGGCAGCGCATCGCCAGCATGGCCACCGACGGTCTCGCCCCGGCAACGATCAGAGGCCACGTGGGCACCTTGAAAAACCTGGCAGCAGTTGGGCCCGTCTTGAGCCTGCCATGGCCAACGGGAGATCCATGGCCTGGCCAGAGCGCGGGCGATGTCGCCAAGGTCATTTCCACCGGAGTCATCTCAACCCCCACGGTTCACCCGGCGACCTGGTTCCCGCTAATCCGCGCCGCCTGGGCCTACATTCATGACTTCGCCCCTGACGTCCTGCGCGCCGACCGCCGCCTCCACGAACTGAGAGCCGTCGCCCACTCGTCAGCCCGAGGCATCGATAGGCGACTTGAGGAGTGGCTTGCGGACACTCAGAACAAGATCCCCGTCCATCCCGCATCCCTGTCCGACCAGACCCCACAGGTTCAGTGGAGGCTTCTGACGCTCCTGCTCGGCTACAAGCCCGTCGTTCGCACACAGATCGCCCAGACCGACCGGCCGGGGAAGAGACGCCGACGCACCCTGATCCTGGACGCAGTTGCCGAGGGCCGGACCACGACTCACGCACTGACTGGAGAACTCCTCCAGGTCACCCGACCGGATGGCAGTATTGGGCCCTGGCACCCAGGCCTCGACCAGCGGACCCTGTTCGAGGCAAAGAAGGCACTGCGTGACGCAGCATTCGTGCTGGTCGTGGGCTTGTCGATGATGCGCGACTCGGAGATCCACGAGATCCTGCGGAATCCCGTCGTCGACCACTACAACACCCCTGCCATCGCCTCCACGAAGATCAAAGGCACTACCAACCGCCCACGCAAACATTGGTGGATCGCCGAACCGCTCGTGGAAGCCCTTGAGGTCGCCGAGGCCGTCTCTCTACACCCCGAACGAGTCTTCGCACCCGTCCGTGCTTCCAGGCAGGACGACGGCACCCTGGTGGGAGTCCAGATGCTGGCGGCGTTCGTGACGTTCACCAACGAGGGCCGGGCCTGGACCGGGCTCGATGAGATTCCCACCGCCTACATCCGCCCGCACATGTTTCGCCGGACCATGGCGATGCTCACCGACCAGTTCCCGGGCTCCGAGATCGCCACCGGGATCCAGCTCAAGCACCTCGCCACGAGAGCCCTGGCCAATGCCACAACCCGTGCCTACGCCGCCTCCACCAAGGAATGGGCCAAGTATCTAGAGGACGCCCTCGACAACGTCAAGTTCCGCAAGATCAAGGACCTCTACCAGCGTCACAGCGCAGGCGAGGAGATCGGGTTCGGGCCTGGCGCCGAACGCGTCAAGGACGCCTTCGACCAGATCGCCGCCACCGTCAAGGCCCGCAACGGCGACGCCCGCACCGCCGACACCCTCTTGCGCACCACGCGGATCCACATCCGGTTCGGCCTGCTCAACAACTGCACGGCCGACCACACCAATCCCGTCGGTGCCGTCTGCCTTGAGAACGCGATCGTCCCCGAAGGACATGTCGGCCCGCTTGACGAACGCTGCCGGCCCGACCGATGCGCGAACAGCATGATCGGCCCCGAGCATCTACCAATTTACGACTCGCACCAGCGCACACAGCTCCAGCTCATCAATAACCCCTCCATGCCGACCTGCCGCCGCGACCTCGCCGAACGCGAACTCGACATCACCCGCAACGTCCTCAAGATGGCGGGTGTGTCCCAGTGA
- a CDS encoding AAA family ATPase, producing the protein MVTDDWDDWFQFNTQYDLRYQDEHGDIHDVGQVKIGQFDMAADQSRPDLPSTFSQLDNRFFSVGQDDSYYQSLNRLGSKVRDEILRGLHDIALDSALYTRALRENVTGTSLLRSVSRATVEIQFRRLARGGRRLSRYHFTYELPSTPRSQQPALSLEFEVVPESEPPTNIHVLIGRNGVGKTHLLNHMARALADPHADPEEVGTFTMRGSDRNRLANLVSVTFSAFDPFEPISQPRDKTKVVLPYAYIGLKRIGSKVDGKPLPPKDPRALASEFTKSVQVCVQGARLVRWRRALEMLEADPIFSDARVADLAESAADAADLAERASLLYRNLSSGHKIVLLTITRLVETVEESSLVLLDEPEAHLHPPLLSAFTRALSDLLINRNGVAVIATHSPVVLQEVPRKCAWRLRRSGREVLVEQPGVETFGENVGVLTREIFGLEVTRSGFHRVLQEAVEGGASYEDILERFDGQLGGEARGLIRALVAARVQEGEL; encoded by the coding sequence TTGGTCACCGATGACTGGGACGACTGGTTTCAGTTCAATACGCAGTACGACCTGCGCTACCAGGACGAGCACGGCGACATCCATGATGTTGGCCAGGTCAAGATTGGGCAGTTCGACATGGCGGCAGACCAGAGCCGTCCCGATCTGCCCAGCACGTTCTCGCAGCTCGACAACCGCTTCTTCTCGGTTGGGCAGGATGACAGCTACTACCAGAGTCTCAATCGATTGGGCAGCAAAGTCAGAGATGAGATCCTTCGGGGTCTACATGACATTGCCCTGGATTCAGCTCTCTATACACGGGCCTTGCGTGAGAACGTAACGGGTACGTCGCTCCTCCGATCTGTGAGTCGAGCGACTGTAGAAATTCAATTTCGCCGTCTCGCCCGAGGTGGGCGCCGACTCTCGCGATATCACTTCACGTATGAACTACCTTCGACACCTAGATCTCAGCAACCTGCCTTGTCCTTGGAGTTCGAGGTAGTGCCAGAATCCGAACCGCCTACTAATATTCACGTACTAATTGGGCGCAATGGAGTCGGCAAGACCCATCTACTCAACCATATGGCCCGCGCACTAGCGGATCCCCACGCCGACCCAGAGGAAGTTGGCACATTCACGATGAGAGGTTCTGACAGGAACCGGCTCGCAAATCTTGTTTCGGTCACTTTTAGTGCCTTTGATCCGTTCGAGCCTATCAGCCAGCCTCGTGATAAGACGAAAGTGGTACTGCCTTATGCTTATATTGGCCTGAAGCGAATTGGATCTAAGGTCGACGGAAAACCCCTGCCGCCTAAGGATCCGCGAGCACTAGCCAGTGAATTTACGAAGAGCGTGCAAGTCTGCGTTCAGGGTGCCCGCCTGGTGCGCTGGCGTAGAGCGCTAGAGATGCTAGAAGCTGATCCAATCTTCAGCGATGCGCGCGTTGCCGATCTCGCTGAGTCTGCGGCAGACGCCGCCGATCTCGCTGAAAGGGCAAGTCTGCTCTACCGGAACCTTAGTTCGGGTCATAAGATCGTACTGCTGACAATAACTCGCCTCGTTGAAACCGTTGAGGAGAGTTCTCTGGTTCTCCTGGATGAGCCAGAGGCCCACCTTCATCCACCGCTACTGAGTGCTTTTACTCGCGCTCTCTCTGACCTTCTGATCAATCGAAATGGCGTTGCTGTGATTGCCACTCACTCGCCCGTTGTATTGCAAGAAGTGCCGCGAAAGTGTGCATGGCGGTTGAGGCGTTCCGGGCGAGAGGTATTGGTGGAGCAGCCCGGTGTGGAGACCTTCGGCGAGAACGTCGGCGTGCTTACCAGAGAGATCTTCGGATTGGAAGTTACGCGCTCCGGTTTTCATCGGGTGCTGCAAGAAGCCGTAGAGGGTGGCGCTTCCTATGAGGATATCTTGGAGCGATTCGATGGGCAGTTGGGTGGGGAGGCTCGCGGGCTAATTCGTGCCCTGGTTGCAGCGAGGGTCCAGGAGGGTGAGCTCTGA
- a CDS encoding HNH endonuclease — translation MKKRLQEAEGQVVAAGKTYVEAAESATLHDLDVEDFELTRVGTSEMVTVYSGRMAGKRSPGRVVYDALILGAKDGCCPLCGQRTVSTLDHHLPKSLYPALAVNPLNLVPACSDCNKLKLDVVPSSAEDQTLHPYFDDVEGQAWLRARVVKTSPVALQFFVDTASDMDEILARRVRAHFKKLRLSFLYGSQAAQELSNIRFRLLDIYASGGALGGQQVQQHLAAEAKSRCKANVNSWQTAMYAALASSSWFCNGGFDA, via the coding sequence TTGAAGAAGCGTCTCCAAGAGGCCGAAGGGCAGGTTGTTGCAGCTGGTAAAACGTATGTCGAGGCCGCCGAGTCGGCGACTCTTCATGATCTAGATGTAGAGGACTTCGAGCTCACCAGAGTCGGCACCTCAGAGATGGTCACCGTCTATAGCGGTCGCATGGCTGGTAAGAGATCCCCTGGGCGGGTAGTCTACGACGCGCTTATATTGGGTGCTAAGGATGGCTGTTGCCCGCTTTGTGGCCAGCGTACGGTATCCACCCTCGACCATCACCTGCCTAAGTCTCTTTACCCGGCCTTGGCGGTTAACCCACTGAACCTGGTTCCTGCCTGCTCTGATTGTAATAAGCTGAAGCTGGACGTCGTCCCATCCAGTGCAGAGGATCAGACGCTTCATCCGTATTTTGATGACGTCGAGGGGCAGGCTTGGCTCCGTGCTCGAGTTGTTAAAACCTCTCCAGTTGCACTGCAATTCTTCGTGGATACTGCGTCGGATATGGATGAGATCCTCGCTCGGCGCGTGCGTGCACATTTCAAGAAGCTGAGGCTCTCCTTCCTCTACGGTTCTCAGGCCGCCCAGGAGCTAAGTAATATTCGTTTCCGCTTGCTCGACATCTATGCAAGTGGTGGAGCCCTTGGGGGGCAGCAGGTACAGCAGCACTTGGCCGCAGAGGCGAAAAGCCGATGTAAGGCAAATGTGAATAGTTGGCAGACTGCGATGTATGCGGCTTTGGCTAGCAGTTCGTGGTTTTGTAATGGGGGGTTCGACGCATGA
- a CDS encoding XRE family transcriptional regulator — MTTARQLRGLRKNELAKQVGLTPAAVSQYELAQSRPSASVVAQLAMALGVPAAFFASGHPHPAMPSAAHFRSLRATTQLQRDQALAFGKIAWQLVTTVEKYVELPTVVLPRLPIPSDPTRSEVAAAAQQARSALGVKSGPLPHVTRLLEAHGVVVMELPPVSERVDAFSHWYGSRPIIFRNPLKNDLPRSRFDVAHEVGHLIMHLDAEPGSRIVENQAHDFAAEFLMPRAEIADELPRRLDWETLYSLKLRWGTSLKALVYRAHSIGVFRDTTYKRAMMALSQHGDPEPCDLGPRESPALLESAVRLCEETGVPFAEIVARSGLPAELADQVYTTATMTRPRINLKPNPDTEEPSDSPDNAYGFLQLVEG, encoded by the coding sequence TTGACCACTGCACGGCAGTTGCGCGGATTGCGCAAGAACGAATTGGCCAAGCAAGTAGGACTGACGCCTGCGGCAGTGAGCCAGTACGAGCTTGCGCAGAGCCGGCCATCAGCTTCTGTCGTTGCTCAGCTTGCAATGGCGCTAGGGGTGCCAGCCGCGTTCTTCGCGAGCGGGCACCCCCATCCAGCCATGCCGAGCGCCGCCCACTTCCGCAGCCTTCGCGCAACGACTCAACTGCAACGGGACCAAGCTCTTGCATTCGGAAAGATCGCTTGGCAGTTGGTGACCACGGTTGAGAAGTACGTCGAACTCCCGACCGTGGTCCTGCCACGACTACCAATCCCTTCGGACCCAACGCGCTCAGAGGTAGCGGCCGCTGCTCAGCAGGCCCGTTCCGCCCTGGGCGTGAAGAGCGGCCCCTTGCCCCACGTGACCCGACTCCTAGAAGCACACGGCGTCGTAGTCATGGAACTCCCGCCGGTCTCCGAGCGGGTCGACGCCTTCTCTCATTGGTACGGCAGCCGGCCAATCATTTTTCGCAATCCTCTCAAGAATGATCTACCCCGCTCCCGCTTCGATGTCGCTCACGAAGTAGGGCATCTGATTATGCATCTCGATGCCGAACCCGGCAGCAGAATTGTAGAGAATCAAGCGCACGACTTCGCTGCAGAATTTTTGATGCCTCGCGCCGAAATTGCCGATGAATTGCCGCGACGCCTGGATTGGGAGACTCTCTACTCCCTAAAGCTCAGATGGGGCACCTCGCTAAAGGCTCTCGTTTACCGTGCGCACTCTATTGGCGTGTTTCGCGATACCACCTACAAAAGGGCGATGATGGCGCTTTCTCAACATGGAGATCCGGAACCATGCGATCTCGGCCCTCGCGAATCCCCCGCGCTCCTTGAGTCAGCGGTTCGACTGTGTGAGGAGACCGGCGTGCCATTTGCTGAAATCGTTGCACGATCCGGCCTGCCCGCCGAGCTGGCCGATCAGGTGTACACGACAGCCACAATGACGCGCCCTCGGATCAACCTGAAGCCTAATCCCGACACCGAAGAACCGTCTGATTCCCCCGATAACGCGTACGGCTTCCTTCAACTTGTTGAAGGATAA
- a CDS encoding ComEC/Rec2 family competence protein: MRHAEREEVCHLDHVAGLEGVLRGRDVGVIETTGLAEPAAQAAAVRRTAAGRGIALRHAVAGERRRTGPVEWEVLWPQDTRAPGAMGPLEPNDASVTLLVRSGGLRMLLLGDLEPPAQRALVRGPLGGRSARVDVVKVAHHGSPFQDPELLELTRARLALISCGRDNPYGHPSARTIGALEAAGAQVSRTDRDGSVAVLDGDGRGPATVAHR, encoded by the coding sequence ATGAGACATGCTGAGCGCGAAGAAGTGTGCCATCTGGACCATGTGGCGGGACTGGAGGGGGTGTTGCGGGGCCGGGACGTGGGGGTGATCGAGACGACGGGTCTCGCGGAGCCCGCCGCGCAGGCCGCGGCGGTGCGACGGACCGCCGCCGGGCGGGGGATCGCGCTGCGGCACGCGGTGGCGGGGGAACGGCGGCGCACCGGACCCGTCGAGTGGGAGGTGCTGTGGCCGCAGGACACACGGGCGCCCGGTGCGATGGGTCCGCTGGAGCCGAACGACGCGAGCGTGACGCTGTTGGTGCGCAGCGGCGGGCTGCGGATGTTGTTGCTCGGTGATCTGGAGCCGCCCGCGCAGCGGGCGTTGGTGCGGGGGCCGCTCGGCGGCCGGTCCGCGCGGGTGGACGTGGTGAAGGTGGCGCACCACGGGTCGCCCTTCCAGGACCCGGAGCTGCTGGAGCTGACCCGTGCGCGGCTCGCCCTGATCTCCTGCGGCCGGGACAACCCGTACGGGCATCCCTCGGCGAGGACGATCGGGGCGCTGGAGGCGGCCGGGGCACAGGTGTCGCGCACGGACCGTGACGGTTCGGTGGCCGTGCTCGACGGGGACGGGCGGGGTCCCGCGACGGTCGCGCACCGCTGA
- a CDS encoding YceI family protein yields MLGRWLGNRRNAQRVGPVSAVNVPQSAGVLGCRVLDPVHEPARGATLTVTDSDGRMTVNGGTDPYGSFVAAVPAGEYRIVVTSDGYAPYRADVTVAEGTHSSLGDVVLQLAPAQPLPSTGDWEIEPTHSSIGFTARHIGLARIHGRFNRFAGALRIGERMEESAMHVVIDAASIDTNVRMRDDHLRSADFLDVQRFPTLEFYSERFAHRGGQRWGITGALSLHGVTRTVTLDAEYLGLGNGMEGETRAACRATTELHRDDFTVSWQTMLARGIAVVGPSIGITLDVQVVPMAAG; encoded by the coding sequence ATGCTGGGCCGTTGGCTGGGAAATCGTAGGAACGCTCAGCGGGTTGGTCCCGTGTCGGCGGTGAACGTCCCGCAGAGCGCCGGGGTGCTCGGTTGCCGGGTGCTCGACCCGGTGCACGAACCGGCGCGCGGCGCGACACTGACCGTGACGGACAGCGACGGACGTATGACGGTGAACGGCGGCACGGACCCGTACGGATCTTTCGTGGCGGCCGTACCGGCGGGGGAGTACCGAATCGTGGTGACCTCGGACGGCTACGCACCGTACCGGGCCGATGTCACGGTCGCGGAGGGCACGCACTCCTCCCTCGGTGACGTGGTGCTGCAACTCGCCCCGGCGCAACCGCTGCCCTCGACCGGGGACTGGGAGATCGAGCCCACGCATTCCTCGATCGGTTTCACGGCACGGCATATCGGGCTGGCGCGGATTCACGGACGGTTCAACAGGTTCGCGGGGGCGTTGCGGATCGGTGAGCGGATGGAGGAGTCGGCGATGCATGTGGTGATCGACGCGGCGTCCATCGACACCAATGTGCGGATGCGTGACGATCATTTGCGGTCGGCGGACTTTCTCGACGTCCAGCGCTTTCCGACCCTGGAGTTCTACAGCGAACGCTTTGCTCACCGGGGTGGTCAGCGATGGGGGATCACCGGGGCCCTGTCGCTGCACGGGGTGACACGGACCGTGACGCTCGACGCGGAGTACCTGGGCCTGGGCAACGGTATGGAGGGCGAGACACGAGCCGCGTGCCGGGCCACCACCGAACTGCACCGTGACGACTTCACGGTCAGCTGGCAGACGATGCTCGCGCGCGGGATAGCCGTGGTCGGCCCGAGTATCGGGATCACCCTCGACGTGCAGGTCGTCCCCATGGCGGCGGGGTGA